A genomic stretch from Deltaproteobacteria bacterium includes:
- a CDS encoding SDR family NAD(P)-dependent oxidoreductase: MNILVTGGAGFIGSHLVDALVAEGHRVRVLDSLDPQVHGKDADWPTHANRAAEYRRGDVRDRAAVSAALDGIEIVYHQAAAVGVGQSMYEIEAYVSANSLGAAVLLQEVIARKGQIARMVVASSMSIYGEGAYVDAAGRPASPGLRPDSQLEKREWELRDEAGRELRAIGTPETKPLLPTSVYAVTKRDHEELFLAVGNAYRIPTVALRYFNVYGSRQALSNPYTGVAAIFSSRLLNGKPPLVTEDGLQSRDFVHVSDIVRANLLALRCEALGGRVCNVGTG, translated from the coding sequence TTGAACATCCTCGTGACCGGAGGAGCCGGCTTCATCGGCTCCCATCTCGTCGACGCGCTCGTGGCGGAGGGCCATCGCGTGCGGGTGCTCGACTCGCTCGATCCGCAGGTGCACGGCAAGGATGCCGACTGGCCCACGCACGCGAACCGAGCCGCGGAGTACCGGCGCGGCGACGTGCGGGACCGAGCGGCGGTGAGCGCCGCGCTCGACGGAATCGAGATCGTCTACCACCAGGCGGCGGCGGTCGGCGTCGGCCAGTCGATGTACGAGATCGAGGCGTACGTGTCGGCGAACTCGCTCGGAGCCGCCGTCCTGCTGCAGGAGGTCATCGCGCGCAAGGGCCAGATCGCGCGGATGGTGGTGGCGTCGTCGATGTCGATCTACGGCGAGGGGGCGTACGTCGACGCCGCGGGCCGGCCGGCGTCGCCCGGTCTGCGACCGGATTCGCAGCTCGAGAAGCGCGAGTGGGAGCTTCGCGACGAGGCCGGGCGCGAGCTGCGCGCGATCGGCACGCCAGAGACCAAGCCGCTGCTACCGACTTCGGTGTACGCCGTCACCAAGCGGGATCACGAGGAGCTCTTCCTCGCGGTCGGGAACGCCTACCGGATCCCGACCGTGGCGCTGCGCTACTTCAACGTCTACGGCTCGCGCCAGGCGCTCTCGAACCCGTACACCGGGGTCGCGGCGATCTTCAGCTCGCGGCTCCTGAACGGCAAACCCCCGCTCGTCACCGAGGACGGCCTGCAGTCACGCGACTTCGTGCACGTGTCGGACATCGTGCGCGCGAATCTTCTCGCGCTGCGCTGCGAGGCCCTTGGCGGCCGCGTGTGCAACGTCGGAACCGGCC
- the lpxK gene encoding tetraacyldisaccharide 4'-kinase: MQVRRRRCSRPGASCAPSGRRACGFCLRRAIPSEPPTWPRPRGGRAQASGCARRARLPRRWSSSTAWASSRACTALRISSSWAERSRTSADTIWWSPFWPEGSSCTGPTPRTSARKRICSRRSGCYAGSRTRRGSPARSKSSGSIRSETRPRALPRRRSRRIPARPSGRSASCSRRGADVPELLWRASETTATRVVLAPLLLAELSYAAGAWLHRHVYESGLRARVRLDARVVSVGNLAVGGSAKTPLAAFLARSLQRRGLRVALLSRGVGGSRARQSNVVSDGDRVLLGAAEAGDEPVLLAAKAPDVPVLAGVDRVELGRHAISAFGAQVLVLDDGFQHHRLARDLDLVCLDARLGLGNGHVLPRGPLREPVSALSRAHALVFTRATPSDPEPPGAARLPANVPRFRVGLRKLGLRSLGSGALEPLDALRGARLGLLAAIARPDRLAHELGELGAEVVARRTFRDHHLYRRSDLAALDPGLRWITTEKDAVKLDRGWSEVGSLLALEEEVEPGSGEPLAELVASRLAASR, from the coding sequence ATGCAGGTGAGGAGGAGGCGCTGCTCGAGGCCTGGCGCAAGCTGCGCGCCGAGCGGGCGCCGGGCCTGCGGCTTCTGCTTGCGCCGCGCCATCCCGAGCGAGCCGCCGACGTGGCCAAGACCGCGCGGCGGCAGGGCGCAAGCGTCGGGCTGCGCTCGCAGGGCGCGGCTGCCGCGGAGGTGGTCGTCGTCGACGGCGTGGGCGAGCTCGCGAGCCTGTACGGCCTTGCGGATCTCGTCTTCGTGGGCGGAACGCTCGCGCACGTCGGCGGACACAATCTGGTGGAGCCCGTTCTGGCCGGAAGGGTCGTCGTGCACGGGCCCCACACCGAGAACCAGCGCACGCAAGCGGATCTGCTCGCGCCGCTCGGGGTGCTACGCCGGGTCGAGAACGCGGCGGGGCTCTCCCGCGCGCTCGAAGAGCTCTGGCTCGATCCGGAGCGAAACGCGCCCGCGCGCGCTGCCGCGGCGCAGATCGCGGCGCATTCCGGCGCGACCGAGCGGGCGCTCGGCCTCGTGCTCGCGGCGCGGGGCTGACGTGCCGGAGCTGCTCTGGCGTGCCAGCGAGACGACCGCGACCCGGGTCGTGCTCGCGCCGCTCCTGCTCGCGGAGCTTTCCTACGCGGCCGGAGCGTGGCTACACCGCCACGTGTACGAGTCGGGCTTGCGCGCTCGGGTGCGGCTCGACGCTCGCGTGGTCTCGGTGGGAAACCTGGCGGTCGGGGGCTCGGCGAAGACCCCCCTGGCCGCGTTCCTGGCGCGCTCGCTGCAGCGGCGCGGGCTGCGCGTCGCGCTGCTCTCCCGCGGCGTCGGCGGGAGCCGCGCGCGGCAGTCGAACGTCGTCTCCGACGGCGATCGCGTCCTGCTCGGCGCGGCGGAGGCCGGCGACGAGCCCGTGCTTCTAGCGGCCAAGGCCCCGGACGTGCCGGTGCTCGCGGGGGTGGATCGCGTCGAGCTGGGCCGGCACGCGATCTCGGCGTTCGGCGCGCAGGTGCTCGTTCTCGACGATGGCTTCCAGCACCACCGGCTGGCGCGCGATCTGGACCTGGTCTGCCTCGACGCGCGGCTTGGGCTCGGAAACGGGCACGTTCTGCCGCGCGGTCCGCTTCGCGAGCCGGTCTCGGCGCTCTCGCGTGCGCACGCGCTGGTGTTCACGCGCGCGACGCCCTCCGATCCCGAGCCGCCGGGAGCGGCGCGGCTCCCCGCGAACGTGCCGCGCTTCCGGGTCGGGCTGCGAAAGCTCGGGCTGCGCTCGCTCGGGAGCGGAGCTCTCGAGCCGCTCGACGCGCTGCGCGGCGCGCGACTCGGCCTGCTGGCCGCGATCGCTCGCCCCGACCGTCTGGCCCACGAGCTCGGCGAGCTCGGAGCCGAGGTCGTCGCGCGGCGGACCTTCAGGGATCACCACCTCTACCGCCGCTCCGACCTCGCCGCGCTCGACCCGGGCCTGCGCTGGATCACGACGGAGAAGGACGCGGTGAAGCTCGACAGAGGCTGGAGCGAGGTGGGCTCGCTTCTCGCGCTCGAGGAGGAGGTCGAGCCGGGGAGCGGCGAGCCGCTCGCGGAGCTCGTTGCGTCGCGCCTCGCCGCGTCCCGCTAG
- the waaF gene encoding lipopolysaccharide heptosyltransferase II, which produces MTVEKEKISVVLPNHLGDVVMATPALRALRRGRPEARIRAVVPRALASVLRGSPWLDEIVPHEIHAAGGVLRKLRARLALARELRGSDLVVVLPNSFASALLAFASRAPRRLGYARAGRGVLLSDAVPAPRASGRFVPTAMERYYLDLVRQLGCPDTGTHVELFVEAAAEAECETRFRAAGISKLAPLVCLAPGAGFGPSKLWPLSYVAEVAAALREDGAQVALVHGPGEQALADRICELAGAGIVSLGGEGMSLSLLKSVLSRAQLLICNDAGARHVAAAFEVPTLVLMGPTAIGYTNLNLKRTKLLREPVECSPCQRKVCPIDHRCMTRLLPARVLAEARAALTQSDWRGSVDLELHS; this is translated from the coding sequence GTGACCGTAGAAAAAGAGAAAATATCGGTCGTCCTGCCGAACCACCTGGGCGACGTCGTGATGGCGACTCCGGCCCTCCGGGCGCTTCGCCGAGGTCGCCCCGAGGCGCGCATCCGGGCGGTGGTGCCGCGCGCGCTCGCGTCCGTCCTGCGCGGCTCGCCTTGGCTCGACGAGATCGTCCCGCACGAGATCCACGCGGCGGGCGGGGTGCTCCGCAAGCTTCGCGCGCGACTCGCGCTGGCGCGCGAGCTGCGCGGCAGCGATCTGGTGGTGGTGCTGCCGAACTCGTTCGCAAGCGCCCTGCTGGCCTTCGCGTCGCGCGCGCCGAGAAGGCTCGGCTACGCGCGCGCCGGGCGGGGCGTTCTGCTGAGCGATGCCGTGCCGGCGCCGCGCGCCTCCGGGCGGTTCGTGCCCACGGCGATGGAGCGCTACTACCTGGACCTGGTGCGGCAGCTCGGCTGTCCCGACACCGGCACGCACGTCGAGCTCTTCGTTGAGGCCGCGGCCGAGGCCGAGTGCGAGACGCGCTTCCGGGCGGCGGGAATCTCGAAGCTCGCGCCGCTGGTCTGCCTCGCGCCGGGCGCCGGATTCGGCCCGTCGAAGCTCTGGCCGCTATCGTACGTCGCCGAGGTGGCGGCCGCGCTGCGCGAGGACGGCGCGCAGGTCGCGCTGGTGCACGGGCCGGGCGAGCAGGCGCTGGCCGACCGGATCTGCGAGCTCGCGGGCGCGGGGATCGTCTCGCTCGGCGGCGAGGGCATGAGCCTGTCGCTGCTCAAGTCCGTCCTGTCCCGCGCGCAGCTGCTGATCTGCAACGACGCGGGCGCGCGCCACGTGGCCGCGGCCTTCGAGGTGCCGACGTTGGTGTTGATGGGCCCGACCGCGATCGGCTACACGAACCTGAACCTGAAGCGGACCAAGCTGCTGCGCGAGCCGGTCGAGTGCTCGCCGTGCCAGCGGAAGGTCTGCCCGATCGACCATCGCTGCATGACCCGGCTCCTGCCCGCGCGCGTGCTCGCCGAGGCGCGCGCGGCGCTCACCCAGAGCGATTGGCGCGGCAGCGTCGATCTGGAGCTTCACTCGTGA
- a CDS encoding Trm112 family protein: protein MDPDLLAILVCPKCESELRLQLSQGGDEESLDCRACQLSYPVEDGIPVMLVEEARPLPLARRSP from the coding sequence ATCGATCCGGATCTGCTCGCGATCCTCGTCTGCCCGAAGTGCGAGTCCGAGCTCCGCTTGCAGCTCTCGCAGGGAGGCGACGAGGAGTCGCTGGACTGCCGGGCCTGCCAGCTCTCGTACCCCGTCGAGGATGGGATTCCCGTCATGCTCGTCGAGGAGGCGCGGCCGCTTCCCCTGGCGAGGCGGAGTCCATGA
- a CDS encoding YjgP/YjgQ family permease — protein MRGCPGRRRRRGTITASSSSASPTRPAAARSSISQSIFASGYRARTPANAKRVRTTSPSAPSRTTSTRSALAASSIPPSMRPMVAPRLLWRYILVDVLLHTLLGLFAITLLLVVQNMLRFLEDLIAAGVGIDALGQLIALVLPAYVAYAIPTALLFGILLSFGRMSADGEVIAMRACGVSVPRLLPPALALGALAALISGYILFDVQPRARHAMRAMVRQLAGSLDVIEPGRFLVFGDRLLYVHELGDSTCPYQGVLIGDSGDGERSFYTAARCASLSAESGGRELAFALRDGSIHLRDPDPTRYRRIQFETMRLSIDISRYSDPPLGARDLLFSELLAAKRRPLDDPERARLAGNDGTWIDVQIQRRLAFPFASLLLAVIAVPLGIRPVRAGRSMGALTAIAVMALYWLLFSLGEMAAEQGIGPAWLGLWTPNAVVLGLGVWLVRRVSRSDG, from the coding sequence ATGCGCGGGTGTCCCGGACGCAGACGGCGGCGCGGCACGATCACGGCCTCGTCGAGCTCGGCGAGCCCGACCAGGCCGGCCGCGGCGCGGTCCTCGATCAGCCAGTCGATCTTCGCGTCGGGGTACAGGGCGCGCACCCCCGCGAACGCGAAGCGCGTGCGCACGACGTCGCCAAGCGCCCCGAGCCGGACCACGAGCACGCGCTCGGCGTTGGCGGCCTCCTCGATTCCCCCTAGCATGAGGCCGATGGTCGCCCCTCGCCTGCTCTGGCGCTACATCCTGGTCGACGTCCTGCTGCACACGTTGCTGGGCTTGTTCGCGATCACGCTTCTGCTCGTCGTGCAGAACATGCTTCGCTTTCTCGAAGATCTGATCGCGGCCGGTGTCGGCATCGACGCGCTCGGGCAGCTGATCGCGCTGGTGCTTCCCGCCTACGTCGCCTACGCGATCCCGACGGCGCTGCTCTTTGGAATCCTGCTCTCGTTCGGCCGGATGTCGGCCGACGGCGAGGTCATCGCGATGCGCGCCTGCGGGGTGAGCGTTCCCCGGTTGCTTCCCCCGGCGCTGGCCCTCGGGGCGCTGGCGGCCCTGATCTCCGGCTACATCCTGTTCGACGTGCAGCCGCGCGCGCGCCACGCGATGCGGGCGATGGTGCGCCAGCTCGCGGGCTCGTTGGACGTGATCGAGCCGGGTCGCTTTCTCGTGTTCGGCGACCGATTGCTCTACGTGCACGAGCTCGGTGACTCGACCTGCCCGTACCAGGGCGTGCTGATCGGCGACTCGGGTGACGGGGAGCGGAGCTTCTACACCGCCGCGCGTTGCGCGTCGCTCAGCGCCGAGTCGGGCGGACGCGAGCTCGCGTTCGCGCTTCGCGACGGCTCGATCCACCTGCGCGATCCGGATCCGACGCGCTATCGCCGGATCCAGTTCGAGACGATGCGCCTGTCGATCGACATCTCCCGCTACAGCGACCCGCCGCTCGGCGCGCGCGACCTGCTCTTCTCGGAGCTGCTCGCGGCGAAGCGGCGGCCGCTCGACGACCCCGAGCGCGCGCGGCTGGCGGGAAATGACGGAACCTGGATCGACGTGCAGATCCAGCGCCGCCTCGCCTTTCCGTTCGCGTCGCTGCTTCTCGCGGTGATCGCGGTGCCGCTGGGCATCCGTCCGGTGCGCGCGGGACGCTCGATGGGCGCACTCACCGCGATCGCCGTGATGGCGCTCTACTGGCTTCTGTTCTCGCTCGGCGAGATGGCGGCGGAGCAAGGCATCGGCCCCGCCTGGCTCGGGCTCTGGACTCCCAACGCGGTGGTGCTCGGGCTCGGCGTCTGGCTGGTGCGGCGCGTCTCGCGGAGCGACGGATGA
- a CDS encoding glycosyltransferase family 9 protein — MLGGIEEAANAERVLVVRLGALGDVVRTRFAFAGVRALYPDAKIDWLIEDRAAAGLVGLAELDEAVIVPRRRLRPGHPRIALRTLRDFVRELRERRYDLSIDFHGVFRGAFLTWSAGIPVRVGYDLPFAKEGSRHLLTHRLRIAHAHISRFERNAALVRFLGGEVPSAPAALTLGNAPASLPRLPERFALIHPGTSPKTSYKRWETERFGEVARTLRERVGIPSLVAFGPVPGEQAAADAVVAAAAGAAALAPSTASLAEFLALLSRASVFVGCDSGPMHLASLARTPAVAIFGPTDPIENAPFPGVPSRVVRSDVGCNPCREGCPSRACMRAVQPDAVAVAALALLAALPAAPARGI; from the coding sequence ATGCTAGGGGGAATCGAGGAGGCCGCCAACGCCGAGCGCGTGCTCGTGGTCCGGCTCGGGGCGCTTGGCGACGTCGTGCGCACGCGCTTCGCGTTCGCGGGGGTGCGCGCCCTGTACCCCGACGCGAAGATCGACTGGCTGATCGAGGACCGCGCCGCGGCCGGCCTGGTCGGGCTCGCCGAGCTCGACGAGGCCGTGATCGTGCCGCGCCGCCGTCTGCGTCCGGGACACCCGCGCATCGCGCTGCGCACGCTCAGGGACTTCGTCCGCGAGCTGCGCGAGCGCCGCTACGATCTCTCGATCGATTTCCACGGCGTGTTTCGCGGCGCGTTCCTGACCTGGTCCGCCGGGATTCCGGTTCGCGTCGGCTACGACCTTCCGTTCGCGAAGGAGGGCAGCCGCCACCTGCTCACCCACCGCCTGCGCATCGCGCACGCGCACATCTCGCGCTTCGAACGCAACGCTGCGCTCGTTCGCTTTCTCGGCGGCGAGGTTCCGAGCGCGCCGGCCGCGCTCACGCTCGGCAACGCGCCGGCCTCGCTCCCGAGGCTTCCCGAGCGGTTCGCGCTGATCCATCCCGGCACGAGCCCGAAGACGAGCTACAAGCGCTGGGAGACCGAGCGCTTCGGCGAGGTGGCGCGCACGCTGCGAGAGCGCGTCGGCATCCCGAGCTTGGTGGCCTTCGGCCCGGTGCCCGGGGAGCAGGCCGCCGCGGACGCCGTCGTCGCGGCGGCGGCCGGGGCCGCGGCGCTCGCGCCTTCGACGGCATCGCTTGCCGAGTTCCTGGCTCTGCTCTCGCGCGCCTCGGTCTTCGTAGGCTGCGATTCGGGCCCGATGCATCTCGCCTCGCTCGCGCGAACGCCCGCGGTCGCGATCTTCGGGCCGACCGACCCGATCGAGAACGCACCCTTCCCGGGTGTGCCCAGCCGGGTCGTGCGCAGCGACGTCGGCTGCAATCCCTGCCGGGAGGGCTGCCCGTCGCGCGCGTGCATGCGGGCGGTCCAGCCGGATGCCGTGGCGGTCGCGGCACTCGCGCTGCTGGCCGCGTTGCCGGCGGCGCCGGCGCGGGGTATCTAG
- a CDS encoding 3-deoxy-8-phosphooctulonate synthase: MHIVEIGDAISGTVRLGEGLPLAWICGPCVIENQTLMAMTAERLKKLSEKLRVPVIFKSSYSKDNRSDELSYQGPGLEDGLEMLAWIRKEFELPVLSDVHSVEEIAAAREVLDVIQIPAFLCQQTSLLIAAGKSGKPVNVKKGQFMAPASMKHPIGKIERTGNQRILITERGAQFGYHNLVADMTAIPVMKAIGYPVVFDAGHQVRRYGIPSTDPAGGAPREFIPVLLRSAVAAGANGVFLETHPKPAEALCDAASQFPLDQLEELMMQAGALADLIRGQGHA, translated from the coding sequence ATGCACATCGTGGAGATCGGCGACGCCATCTCCGGGACCGTCCGTCTGGGAGAGGGTCTGCCGCTCGCATGGATCTGCGGGCCGTGCGTGATCGAGAACCAGACGCTCATGGCGATGACTGCGGAGCGGCTGAAGAAACTCTCCGAGAAGCTCCGCGTCCCGGTGATCTTCAAGTCGTCGTACTCGAAGGACAACCGCAGCGACGAGCTGTCCTATCAGGGCCCCGGGCTCGAAGACGGGCTCGAGATGCTGGCGTGGATCCGCAAGGAGTTCGAGCTGCCCGTGCTCTCGGACGTGCACAGCGTCGAGGAGATCGCCGCCGCCCGCGAGGTGCTGGACGTGATCCAGATCCCCGCGTTCCTGTGCCAGCAGACGTCGCTTCTGATCGCCGCGGGCAAGTCCGGAAAGCCCGTGAACGTGAAGAAGGGCCAGTTCATGGCGCCCGCGTCGATGAAGCACCCGATCGGCAAGATCGAGCGGACCGGCAACCAGCGCATCCTGATCACCGAGCGCGGCGCGCAGTTCGGCTATCACAACCTGGTCGCCGACATGACCGCGATTCCGGTGATGAAGGCGATCGGCTACCCGGTCGTCTTCGACGCCGGTCACCAGGTCCGTCGCTATGGAATTCCCAGCACCGATCCCGCGGGCGGGGCGCCCCGCGAGTTCATCCCGGTGCTTCTGCGCTCCGCGGTCGCGGCCGGCGCGAATGGAGTCTTCTTGGAAACTCATCCGAAACCGGCCGAGGCGCTCTGCGACGCGGCCAGCCAGTTCCCGCTCGACCAGCTCGAAGAGCTGATGATGCAGGCCGGCGCGCTTGCGGATCTGATCCGCGGACAGGGTCACGCTTGA
- the bioB gene encoding biotin synthase BioB: MELAQRVLDGPPLPASELLRLLGPEVPLLPLLHESRVVRERFFANRVKVHILNNAQNARCPEDCGYCSQSAVTDAPLRPYPWKSKSELVEEAKKAWACGAFRYCMVASGRGPADRQIDYLVDVVETIRAEVPVNICVSVGLLDEAKARRLKDAGVDRFNHNLNTSESHYPEICTTHTYADRLQTLRAARSVGLQACSGMIVGMGEQDEDVIAVALELRALEVPSIPVNFLLPIEGNPVQSDGSLSPERALRVLAMMRLANPRAEVRVGAGREGHLRSLEALALWPANSLFVEGYLTTRGKSAVDTYRMIRDAGCVVERADGTLISWAELGVDEVFRVEGSEKILKPAVLARIS, translated from the coding sequence ATGGAACTCGCCCAACGCGTGCTCGACGGTCCACCGCTCCCCGCGTCCGAGCTGCTGCGACTGCTCGGCCCGGAGGTTCCGCTGCTGCCGCTCCTGCACGAGTCGCGAGTCGTGCGCGAGCGTTTCTTCGCCAACCGCGTGAAGGTCCACATCCTGAACAACGCGCAGAACGCGCGCTGTCCCGAGGATTGCGGCTACTGCTCGCAGTCCGCGGTCACGGACGCGCCGCTTCGCCCGTACCCGTGGAAGTCCAAGTCGGAGCTCGTCGAAGAGGCGAAGAAGGCCTGGGCCTGCGGCGCGTTCCGCTACTGCATGGTCGCCAGCGGCCGCGGGCCGGCCGATCGGCAGATCGACTACCTCGTCGACGTCGTCGAGACGATCCGCGCCGAGGTTCCGGTCAACATCTGCGTCTCGGTCGGGCTGCTCGACGAGGCCAAGGCCCGGCGGCTGAAGGATGCCGGCGTCGACCGCTTCAATCACAACCTCAACACCAGCGAGAGTCACTACCCCGAGATCTGCACTACGCACACCTACGCCGACCGACTGCAGACGCTGCGCGCTGCGCGCTCGGTGGGGCTGCAGGCCTGCAGCGGGATGATCGTGGGAATGGGCGAGCAGGACGAGGACGTGATCGCGGTCGCGCTGGAGCTGCGCGCGCTCGAGGTGCCGTCGATCCCGGTGAACTTCCTGCTGCCGATCGAGGGCAACCCGGTGCAGTCGGACGGGTCGCTCTCGCCGGAGCGCGCGCTGCGCGTGCTGGCGATGATGCGACTCGCGAACCCGCGCGCCGAGGTCCGGGTCGGCGCGGGCCGCGAGGGGCATCTGCGCTCGCTCGAGGCGCTCGCGCTCTGGCCGGCGAACTCCCTCTTCGTCGAGGGCTACCTCACGACCCGGGGCAAGTCCGCCGTCGACACCTACCGGATGATCCGCGACGCCGGCTGCGTGGTCGAGCGGGCGGACGGCACGCTCATCTCCTGGGCGGAGCTCGGCGTGGACGAGGTGTTTCGCGTCGAGGGCAGCGAGAAGATCCTGAAGCCCGCCGTCCTGGCCCGGATCTCCTGA
- a CDS encoding glycosyltransferase family 2 protein gives MLAVPAEGLPDRPSLHDPAPARARARRGARGAHPERLARQRRSGASLVSASVDLSIVIVAWNVRDLVLDCLASIVSARPAISYEVILVDNGSIDLTVEAVVRQFPETRILALPKNIGFGAGNNRGLEVMRGRHAVLLNSDTIVLPGGLEACVRHLDENPDVGVVGPQLLNPDRSKQNCIHNSPNLISELLGQSLLRRLFPRRYPSKLVDYVAPVEVEAVLGACLFVRREVIEKVGMIDEAYFFFLEETDWCHRIRAAGWRIVHLPDAYVIHLYGESTKKKTPLRTRIEYYRSRYLFFRKNRSRLAYLALRGIVMMKILAGVGFGGRRAGEYRKILAWHLAGESASSGLAGS, from the coding sequence GTGCTCGCCGTGCCAGCGGAAGGTCTGCCCGATCGACCATCGCTGCATGACCCGGCTCCTGCCCGCGCGCGTGCTCGCCGAGGCGCGCGCGGCGCTCACCCAGAGCGATTGGCGCGGCAGCGTCGATCTGGAGCTTCACTCGTGAGCGCGAGCGTGGACCTATCGATCGTGATCGTCGCCTGGAACGTGCGCGATCTGGTGCTCGACTGCCTGGCGTCGATCGTCTCCGCTCGGCCGGCGATCTCCTACGAGGTGATCCTGGTCGACAACGGCTCGATCGACCTCACCGTAGAAGCGGTCGTGCGCCAGTTTCCCGAGACGCGGATCCTCGCACTGCCGAAGAACATCGGCTTTGGCGCGGGCAACAATCGCGGGCTCGAGGTCATGCGCGGCCGTCACGCCGTGCTGTTGAACAGCGACACGATCGTGCTGCCCGGCGGGCTCGAGGCCTGCGTGCGCCACCTCGACGAGAATCCCGACGTGGGCGTGGTGGGGCCGCAGCTCCTGAATCCGGACCGCAGCAAGCAGAACTGCATCCACAACTCGCCGAACCTGATCTCGGAGCTGCTGGGGCAGTCGCTGCTCCGCAGGCTCTTCCCGCGCCGCTATCCCAGCAAGCTGGTCGACTACGTCGCCCCGGTCGAGGTCGAGGCGGTGCTCGGCGCCTGTCTGTTCGTGCGCCGAGAGGTGATCGAGAAGGTCGGCATGATCGACGAGGCGTATTTCTTCTTCCTCGAGGAGACGGACTGGTGCCATCGCATCCGCGCGGCGGGCTGGCGCATCGTCCACCTGCCCGACGCGTACGTCATCCACCTCTACGGCGAGTCGACCAAGAAGAAGACGCCGCTCCGGACGAGGATCGAGTACTACCGCAGCCGCTACCTGTTCTTCCGGAAGAACCGCTCGCGATTGGCGTATCTTGCGCTGCGCGGGATCGTGATGATGAAGATCCTGGCGGGCGTCGGCTTCGGCGGGCGGCGAGCGGGCGAGTACCGCAAGATTCTCGCCTGGCACCTCGCGGGCGAGAGCGCAAGCTCCGGGCTCGCCGGGTCTTGA
- a CDS encoding 3-deoxy-D-manno-octulosonic acid transferase (catalyzes the transfer of 2-keto-3-deoxy-D-manno-octulosonic acid to lipid A) encodes MIYAYEAVLLLLLLPAAPVLLLAWLLGAFGPRAAALERLRPLARMPGGCVWLHAASVGEVEAASPLAAALVERGVPVVATALTLTGRGRLRARLPGARTRLMPLDLPGLIELSLSRANVAVVVLVETELWPILIHAAHARGARVIVVGARISDRSYPRYRLLRGFFAPLLARVHALGARSALDLERFVALGVSRERCCVVGDLKLDRGEAAEPSRELVAALGAGPFLVGGSTHAGEEEALLEAWRKLRAERAPGLRLLLAPRHPERAADVAKTARRQGASVGLRSQGAAAAEVVVVDGVGELASLYGLADLVFVGGTLAHVGGHNLVEPVLAGRVVVHGPHTENQRTQADLLAPLGVLRRVENAAGLSRALEELWLDPERNAPARAAAAQIAAHSGATERALGLVLAARG; translated from the coding sequence TTGATCTACGCCTACGAAGCCGTGCTGCTGCTCCTGCTTCTGCCCGCGGCGCCGGTTCTGCTGCTGGCCTGGCTGCTCGGCGCCTTCGGTCCGCGTGCGGCGGCGTTGGAGCGGCTGCGGCCGCTGGCCCGAATGCCCGGGGGATGCGTCTGGCTGCACGCGGCCAGCGTCGGCGAGGTCGAGGCCGCTTCTCCGCTCGCGGCCGCACTGGTCGAGCGGGGCGTGCCGGTGGTTGCAACCGCCCTGACGCTCACCGGGCGCGGGCGCCTGCGCGCGCGTCTGCCGGGCGCGCGCACGCGGCTCATGCCGCTGGACCTGCCCGGCCTGATCGAGCTGTCGCTCTCGCGAGCGAACGTCGCGGTGGTGGTGCTCGTCGAGACCGAGCTCTGGCCGATCCTGATCCACGCGGCCCACGCGCGCGGCGCGCGCGTGATCGTCGTCGGCGCGCGCATCTCGGACCGGAGCTACCCGCGCTACCGGCTGCTGCGCGGCTTCTTCGCGCCGCTCCTCGCGCGCGTGCACGCACTCGGCGCGCGCAGCGCGCTGGACCTGGAGCGCTTCGTCGCGCTCGGAGTGAGCCGCGAGCGCTGCTGCGTCGTCGGCGACCTGAAGCTCGATCGCGGAGAGGCGGCGGAGCCGTCGCGAGAGCTCGTTGCGGCGCTCGGCGCCGGTCCATTCCTCGTCGGTGGAAGCACCCATGCAGGTGAGGAGGAGGCGCTGCTCGAGGCCTGGCGCAAGCTGCGCGCCGAGCGGGCGCCGGGCCTGCGGCTTCTGCTTGCGCCGCGCCATCCCGAGCGAGCCGCCGACGTGGCCAAGACCGCGCGGCGGCAGGGCGCAAGCGTCGGGCTGCGCTCGCAGGGCGCGGCTGCCGCGGAGGTGGTCGTCGTCGACGGCGTGGGCGAGCTCGCGAGCCTGTACGGCCTTGCGGATCTCGTCTTCGTGGGCGGAACGCTCGCGCACGTCGGCGGACACAATCTGGTGGAGCCCGTTCTGGCCGGAAGGGTCGTCGTGCACGGGCCCCACACCGAGAACCAGCGCACGCAAGCGGATCTGCTCGCGCCGCTCGGGGTGCTACGCCGGGTCGAGAACGCGGCGGGGCTCTCCCGCGCGCTCGAAGAGCTCTGGCTCGATCCGGAGCGAAACGCGCCCGCGCGCGCTGCCGCGGCGCAGATCGCGGCGCATTCCGGCGCGACCGAGCGGGCGCTCGGCCTCGTGCTCGCGGCGCGGGGCTGA